Below is a genomic region from Xylophilus sp. GW821-FHT01B05.
AGGGCGTGGCCATCCCGACCACCCAGGCCAGCAGCCCCAAGACGATGGACAGTACCGCCCCCTGGGTGGTGGCGCGCTTCCAGTACAGGCCAAAAACCAGCGGCACAAAGGCCCCGACCAGAGTGACCTGATAGGCACCAGACACCATCTCATAGATGGGCGTGCCTTCCATGAAGATGGCGTAGGCCAGCACACAGCAGCTGAAGATCAGCACGGTGATGCGCATGGTGCGCAGGTTCTCGCGGTCCGAGCGGCCGGGGCGGAACTGGCGCCAGATGTTCTCAGTGAAGGTCACGCTGGGCGCCAGCAAGGTGGCCGAGGCGGTGGACTTGATGGCCGACAGCAGCGCACCGAAAAAGAGCACCTGCATCACGAAGGGCATTTTCTGCAGCACCAGCGTGGGCAGCACTTTCTGCGGATCTTCCTTGAGCAACGCCTGGGCCTGCTCCGGCATGATCAGCAGCGCGCTTGCCACCAGGAACATGGGCACGAAGGCAAACAGGATGTAGCAGACGCCGCCGATCACCGGGCCGCGGGTGGCTGCGTACTCGCCGTTGGCCGACATCACGCGCTGGAACACGTCCTGCTGCGGTATCGAGCCCAGCATCATGGTGATGGCTGCGGCAAAGAAGAAGATGATGTCGTGCAGGCGCGGCTCGGGCCAGAAGCGGAACAAGTCCCGGCTCATGGCAAATTCCACCACCTTGTCGGCGCCGCCGGCCATGCGGCCGGCAAACACCGCCAGGATCGCCAGGCCGGCGACCAGGATGATCATCTGCATGAAATCGGTGATGGCCACCGACCACATGCCGCCAAAGAGCGTGTAAGCCAGGATGGACACCACCCCGATCACCATGCCCAGCGGTATGGGAATGGCGCCGGCCGACAACACATTGAACACCAGCCCCAGCGCCGTGACCTGGGCCGACACCCAGCCCAGGTAGCTGAGCATGATGATCAGCGAGCACACCACTTCCACGCCGCGGCCGTAGCGCTCACGGTAGTAGTCGCTGATGGTCAGCAGCGACATGCGGTAGAGCTTGGCGGCAAAGAACACGCCGACCAGGATCAGGCAGGTGCCGGCACCAAACGGGTCCTCGATGACGCCATTGAGCCCACCATCAATGAACTTGGCCGGGATGCCCAACACCGTCTCAGACCCGAACCAGGTAGCAAAGGTGGTGGTGACGATCATCGCCAGCGGCAGATGCCGGCCGGCTACGGCGAAGTCCGCCGTGTTCTTGACGCGCCTGGCAGCCAGCAGCCCGATGCCGATGGTGACCAGCAGATAGAGAAAAACCAGGCTCAGCAGCACAACGCGTCCTTGGACAAAAGCGCGGATTATGAAAGGGGCGGCTAAAAGGAGAAGAGGCCTACAGGATCCTGTGCCACGCCAGCAACAGCGTGGCCAGCAAAGCCAATACAAGTACCGTGCCACCCAACACCAGCACCCACAGCAGGCGGTTGGTGCGCTGCTGGGCGCGCAGCAGCGCCTCCAGGTCCCGCCGCTGGCGCTCGTCCGCCGGGTGGCGGTGCAGGTACTCGTAGAACAGGCGCGGGAGCTCGGGCAGCATCTTGGCGTAGCGCGGCGCCTGCTCCCTCAGCTGCTTAAAAAGCTTCTTCGGGCCGATCTGGTCGATCATCCATTTCTCAAGAAATGGCTTGGCCGTACTCCACAAGTCAAGCTCCGGGTCGAGCTGGCGGCCCAGGCCTTCGATGTTGAGCAGCGTCTTCTGCAGCAGCACCAGTTGCGGCTGGATCTCTACCTGGAAGCGGCGCGAGGTCTGGAACAGGCGCATCAGCACCATGCCCAGCGACAAGTCCTTGAGCGGGCGGTCAAAGTAAGGCTCGCAGACGGCGCGGATGGCGGACTCCAGCTCATCCACCCGCGTATCGGGCGGCACCCAGCCAGACTCCACGTGCAACTCAGCCACGCGCTTGTAGTCGCGGCGGAAGAAGGCGGTGAAGTTCTGCGCCAGGTACTCTTTGTCGAACTCGGTCAGCGTGCCGACAATGCCAAAGTCCAGCAGCACATAGCTGCCGAAGTGCTCAGGCTCCAGGCTGATCTGGATGTTGCCCGGGTGCATGTCGGCATGGAAGAAGCCGTCGCGAAACACCTGGGTGAAGAAGATGGTGACGCCATCGCGGGCCAGCTTCTTGATGTCCACCCCGGCCGCGCGCAAGCGCTCGATCTGGTTGATCGGCACGCCCTTCATGCGCTCCATCACCATCACATCGGGATGGCAGAAGTCCCAGAAGATCTCGGGGATACGCACCAGATCGACATCGGTCATGTTGCGCCGCAACTGAGCAGCGTTGGCCGCCTCGCGGACGAAGTCCAGCTCGTCGTGCAGGTACTTGTTGAATTCGCCCACCACCTCACGCGGCTTCAGGCGCTTGCCATCGGCCGACAGGCTCTCGACCCAGCGTGCCATCATGGCCATCAGCGACAGGTCTTTCTCAATAGCCGGCAGCATGCCCGGGCGGCGCACCTTGACGGCCACCTCGCGCTCGCGGCCTTCGCTGTCGAGCAGCGTGGCGAAATGCACCTGGGCGATCGAGGCACTGGCCACCGGCACCTGCTCAAAGCTGGTGAAGATCTCGCTGAGCGGCCGGCGGAACGCGCGCTCGATGGTCGCCACGGCTACCTCGGCGGGAAACGGCGGCACCCGGTCCTGCAGGTGCGCCAGTTCGTCGGCGATGTCGGTAGGCATCAGGTCGCGCCGGGTCGACAGCACCTGGCCGAACTTCACGAAGATCGGCCCCAGATGCTCCAGCGCCTCACGCAGGCGTTGCCCGCGCGGCACATCAAAGCTGCGGCCGAAGGTGACAACACGGGTCACGCGGCGCAGCCAGGGCTGGCTGAAGCTCGTCAGGACCAGTTCATCAAGGCCGTGGCGCAAGACCACCCAGAGAATGTAGGCACCCCGGAAAAAGCGCCTCATGGTGCGGGCGGAGCTCCATCCGCCGGAGCACTGTCGCCACGGCGCTTGGCGACGAACTGCCGCAACGCCCCACCGGCCTGGCGCACCAGGCGCATGACGTTGTGGGCGGGCGCATCACCGATCACGCGCGCCAGGTCTTCCTCGATGTCCCAGCGCAGGTTGTCCGCCAGCCAGTTGATTTCGGCGGCGAGCTGTACATCGCCTTCGATGCGCACGGCCGGCTTCTCGCTGCGCAATGCCGCCTGCGCCAAAGTGAAGGGGGAGTCGTCAGTAACGGTCAGGGTGAGGTCGGGCACCGCGCCATCGGGCGCCCGATCCAGCAGGCCAGCCGGAGTGAACGACAGGCGCAGGGTGAAGCGGCGCCATTGGACCAGCGCCACGCGGCCCTTCTGGCGCGCCAGGCGCGCCATGGCCTCGGGCTCTTGTTGCAGTACGTGGTTGAGGAACAGCACGGCGCGGTGCTGGACCTCATCCACCAGCCACGAGGGCGGCTGCAGATTTGCGCCGATCCGCTGGACGAATCCATCCAAAAACGAAAAAGGGGACTGTGGTGTAGCCATAGTCCCCGATTATGAAGCCCACCCCAGGCCTCGCGCACTGCGTGTCGCTGCGCCAACCCCCTTCGAGGGGGCGACACCGGCGGACCGGCAAAGCCGGATCCGCGGTGTCCTTGGGCTGGGCGAGCTTCGCTCGCCTACTGCAGTGCCTGGACGCCAGCGACCAGCCAGCCGGAGCTGCCGCTCTTGGGCTTGCTCATGTTCCACACTTCGCGGAACGGGCTTGGGCCGGCCGAGGGTTCTTCGCGGATCATGCCGGAGAACTCTACGCTGGCCAGGTAGCCATCGCTCACTTCTTCGATGCCCAGCAGTTGGGCTTCGAGCATCACGACATCGGTCTTGTTGGTCGCGCCGCCGATGTGCTGCTCGCGATCCGCCAACTGGGTGCGGATCTCGCTCAGCATGCTGTCGGTCATCATGGAGCGCAGCGAGCTGATGTCGGAGCGGTCCCAGGCGTCTTGCAGCGTGACGAAGTTGCGCTTGGCGGCCGTCAGGAAGCCATCGGCATCGAAACCGGCCGGCACCCCCCAGGACTGCGAACCGCTGAGTGCAGAAGCCGAAGCCGCTGCGCCACCCAAGGCCGAGCCGATCATGGAGCCAGACTCGGCACCCGCCGGGCGGGCGTCGAAGGCCGTTGCCTGGTTTTCCCAGGGGCGGGCCGAGGCGTCGTTGCCGATCTTGGCCGGGTTGTACTGGCGCGGTGCGTCAGGCACCGGTGCCGGGCCCGCAGTTGCGCCCTGGAAGGCGAAGGGCGATGCACCACCACCATTGCCCTGCCCCTGGCTGTTGCGACGCGCACGCATCACCATGCCGACCACACCCATCACCACCAGGCCCAGCAGCAGGAACATCAGCACCTGACCGAAAGCGCCGCCCAGGCCGAGCGAGTGCGCGAGCCAGGCCAGGCCCAGGCCTGCGGCCAAACCGCCCAGCATGCCAGCCCAGGGCTTGCGCGGGGCCGCGGCGGCCGCGCCTGCGCCAGCGGGGGCTGCCGGTGCAGCCTGCGACGGCGCCGCATTCTGGGTACCTGCCGGCGGTGTGCGCACGGCTTCACGCTGCGTCACGTTGCTGGACTGGCGCCCCACCGAGCTGCCGCCCCCCATGCGACGCGCTTCTGCGTCGAAACTGCCCAGCAGCAACGCGGCTACCAGCACAGCTGACCAAATTTTCACCATATTGCTCTCCTTGTTATGGGATACATGCCAATGCCGTGCGCCTGCGCGCGGCTCAGCACTTGATTCCAACATGCAAGGCGGCCACGCCGCCGGTCATGTTGTGATAGTCCACATGGCCAAAGCCGCTTTTCTGCATCAGCTGTTTGAGTTCTTGTTGACCTGGGTGCATGCGGATCGATTCGGCCAGGTAGCGGTAGCTGGCGTCATCGCCCGCCACCAGCTTGCCCAGCCGCGGCAGCACGCTGAAGGAGTACCAGTCATAGACCTTCTCCAGCGGCTTTGCCACTTTTGAGAACTCCAGCACCAGCAGCTTGCCGCCGGGCTTGAGTACGCGACACATCTCGGCCAGCGCCTGGTCCTTGTGCGTCATGTTGCGCAGGCCAAAGGCCACGCTGACCAGATCGAAATGCTGGTCGGGAAAGGGAAGCTGCTCTGCATCGCAGACCGCCGTGGGCAGCACCACGCCCGCATCCAGCAGCCGGTTGCGGCCGGTGGAGAGCATGGCGGCGTTGATGTCGGTGTGCACCACACGGCCGCTGCGGCCGACTTTTTTGGAGAAGGCCAGGGCCAGGTCGCCAGTGCCACCAGCGATGTCGAGCACCTGCTGGCCTTCGCGCACGTTGGCCACCATGACGGTGTAGGCCTTCCACGCGCGGTGCAGGCCACCGGACATCAGATCGTTCATCACGTCGTACTTGGGCGCAACCGAGTCGAAGACGCTGCGCACCTTGCGCGCTTTTTCCTGCTCTTCAACTGACTCAAATCCGAAATGCGTGGTGCTCATAGATGCGATGCTAGGAGGGAAAGGGTGAACCGTAGGCGAGAGCCCCGCCATGCCGACGGGGCATCGCGGGTAGTATTTTTAAAAGAAAAACCGCCAAAACCCAGGCTGTACGCCGGCTATTAGCTATATATTTTATAGCAACCAGATGTTGCAAGCGGGCCTGCTGCGCGCACGCGGTGTGCCGCAATTCAGCCGTGGCTGCTGCAGCCCGCACCGCCGCGCTGCGGCATGGGCGCATCGCGATCCACACCGGCGGCGGCCAGACGCGCCTCGTAGCCGGCCCAACGCTCGGCCTGCTGCGCGCCCAGCTCATAGAGGTAGGCCCAGGTGTAGATGCCGGTGCTGTGGCCGTCGCTGAAGGTGGGCTGGACCGCGTAGTTACCGACCGGCTCCAGCGCGGTAATGCCGACCTCGCGCTTGCCGGTCTGCAGCGTCTCCTGGCCCGGCCCGTGGCCCTGCACTTCGGCCGAGGGCGAGAACACGCGCAGCAGCTCGAACGGCAGCCGGAAGTGCGCGCCATCAGAGAAGACCACCTCCAGCACGCGCGACGCGCCGTGCAAAGTGATGGCTTCTGGCGTGGCGCCGCCTGCAGTCAATCCGGCCATGTGCATGCTCCCGTCAAGACAAAGGGCTGATCATGCCCCGACAGCCTGCGCTGCCGACAGGCGCGCCGCGATGGCGGCATCGACCGCAGGCAGGCGCCGTGCCAACGCGGCCTCGTGCGCCGTGTCGCGTGGCCGCACCGGCGGCGCCCAGACGGAGCCAGGGAAATGGCTGTCGTCCTCAAAGCGCGCAATGATGTGCCAGTGCAGATGCGGCACCAGGTTGCCCAGCGCCGCCAGATTGACCTTGGCCGGCCGCAGCTCGCGGCGCAGCACCTGCTCAACTGCGGCCACCGCTTCCATGCAGAGGAAGCGGTCTTCCACCGACAGGTCAGAGAACTCGGCCACGTGCTCCTGCCAGACCAGCCGGTAAAAGGCCGGGAAGCCGAACTCATCGGCCCGGATCACACGGAACTTGGGACCGCTCCAGACCAGCGTGCCGCCGTGGCCTTCGCACAGCGGGCAACTCATACCAGCACCCGCTCAATGCCGCCCTGGTTGGCGGCTGCCACGTACTGCGGCATCCATTCTTCGCCCAGGATCTGGCGCGCCATCTCGACCACGATGTAATCGGCTTCTAGCAAGCCGTTGTTCAGGTCGTTGCCGTAGCGGGTCAGGCCTTGCAGGCAGCTTGGGCAACTGGTGAGGATCTTGACGTTGGACTCGGCCGGCAGATCAGCCTTGATGCGCAAGGCGGCTTCGTCCTTCTTCAGCTCCTCTTCCTTGCGGAAGCGGATCTGGGTCGAGATGTCGGGCCGGGTCACACCCAGCGTGCCGGATTCGCCGCAGCAGCGCTCGCTCTTGAGCACGTTGTCGCCCACCAGGGCCTTCACGGTCTTCATCGGGTCCTGCAGCTTCATGGGCGTGTGGCAGGGATCGTGGTACAGGTAGGCGTCCTTGCCGGCCAGGGTGATGCCCTTTTCCAGCAAATATTCGTGGATGTCGATGATGCGGCAGCCCGGGAATATCTTGTCGAACTCATAGCCCTGCAACTGGTCGTAGCAGGTGCCGCAGCTCACCACCACGGTCTTGATGTCCAGGTAGTTGAGCGTGTTGGCTACGCGGTGGAACAGCACTCGGTTGTCGGTGATGATCTTGTCGGCCGCATCGAACTGGCCGCTGCCCTTTTGCGGGTAGCCGCAGCACAGGTAGCCCGGCGGCAGCACGGTCTGCACGCCCGCATGCCAGAGCATGGCCTGCGTGGCCAGCCCAACCTGGCTGAACAGGCGCTCGGAGCCGCAGCCGGGGAAATAGAACACCGCCTCGGTCTCGGCCGTGGTGGCCTGCGGGTTGCGGATGATGGGGACGTAGTCGCGGTCCTCGATATCCAGCAGCGCACGCGCCGTCTTCTTGGGCAGGCCGCCCGGCATCTTCTTGTTGATGAAGTGGATCACCTGCTCTTTCAGCGGAGCCTTGCCCACCGTGGCCGGTGGGTGCGCGGTCTGCTTGCGAGCCAGGCTGCCCAGCAGCTTGTTGGCGGCGCGCTGGGCCTTGAAGCCCACGCCCACCATGGCGCCGCGCATGAACTTGATGGTCTCGGGGTTGGTCGCGTTCAGGAAGAACATGGCCGCGGCATTGCCGGGGCGGAAAGTCTTCTGGCCCATCTTGCGCAGCAGGTTGCGCATGTTCATGGACACGTCGCCGAAGTCGATCTTCACCGGGCAGGGCGACAGGCACTTGTGGCAGACCGTGCAGTGGTCGGCCACGTCCTCGAACTCCTGCCAGTGCTTGATGCTGACGCCGCGCCGGGTCTGTTCCTCATACAGGAAGGCCTCGACCAGCAGCGAGGTCGCCAGGATCTTGTTGCGCGGGCTGTAGAGCAGGTTGGCGCGCGGCACGTGCGTGGCGCACACCGGCTTGCACTTGCCGCAGCGCAGGCAGTCCTTGACCGAGTCGGCGATGGCGCCGATGTCGCTCTGCTGCATGATCAGCGACTCGTGGCCCATGAGCCCGAAGCTGGGCGTGTAGGCATGGCTCAGGTCGGCATGGCGTGCACCTACGGCACTGTTGCGCAGCAGCTTGCCCTTGTTGAAGCGGCCTTCCGGGTCGACCCGGGCCTTGTAGTCAGTGAAGGGCTGCAGCTCTTCGTCGGTGAGGAATTCGAGCTTGGTGATGCCAATGCCGTGCTCGCCCGAGATCACGCCATCCAGGCTGCGCGCCAGCACCATGATGCGGGCCACCGCCTCGTGCGCGGTCTGCAGCATGTCGTAGTCGTCGCTGTTGACCGGCAGGTTGGTGTGCACATTGCCGTCGCCGGCGTGCATGTGCAGCGCCACCCAGACGCGGCCCTTGAGCACGCGCTGGTGGATGGCATTGACCTCGTCCAGCAACGGCAAAAATTCACCCCCGCCAAAGATCTTCTGCAGCGGCTGGCGGATCTGTACCTTCCAGCTCGCGCGCAGGCTGTGGTCCTGCAACTGCGGGAACAGCGCCTCCACGTCCTGCAGCCAGCCGGCCCATTGCGCCCGCACTTCCTGCAGCAGCGCCACGGCCTGGGCCACGCGGTCTTCCAGCAGCTCGGCCGAGGGAATGTCGTTGGCGTCGTCGCTCTTGCCCAACGGCAGCTTGCCGCGCGCGAAGAAGTCTTCCAGCGCGTCGCAGAGCTTCAACTTGTTGCGCAGGCTCAGCTCGATGTTGATGCGCTCGATACCGTCGGTGTACTCGGCCATGCGCGGCAGCGGGATCACCACGTCTTCATTGATCTTGAAGGCGTTGGTGTGCTTGCTGATGGCGGCCGTGCGCTTGCGGTCCAGCCAGAACTTCTTGCGCGCCTCGGGGCTGATGGCGATGAAGCCTTCGCCGCTGCGCGAGTTGGCGATGCGCACCACCTCGGAGGTGGCGCGCGCCACGTCGTCGGCGTTGTCGCCACTGATGTCGCCAAACAGCACCATCTTCGGCAAGCCACCGTGCTTCTTCGACTTGGTGGCGTAGCCAACCGCCTTCAGGTAGCGGTCGTCCAGATGCTCCAGGCCGGCCAGCAGCACGCCCGAGCGCTTCTGCTCGGCGAACATGAAGTCCTTGATCTCGACGATGCTGGGCACTGCGTCCTTGGCATTGCCAAAGAACTCCAGGCACACCGTGCGGGTGTGCTGCGGCATGCGGTGCACGATCCAGCGGCCACTGGTGATCAGGCC
It encodes:
- a CDS encoding sodium:solute symporter family protein translates to MLLSLVFLYLLVTIGIGLLAARRVKNTADFAVAGRHLPLAMIVTTTFATWFGSETVLGIPAKFIDGGLNGVIEDPFGAGTCLILVGVFFAAKLYRMSLLTISDYYRERYGRGVEVVCSLIIMLSYLGWVSAQVTALGLVFNVLSAGAIPIPLGMVIGVVSILAYTLFGGMWSVAITDFMQMIILVAGLAILAVFAGRMAGGADKVVEFAMSRDLFRFWPEPRLHDIIFFFAAAITMMLGSIPQQDVFQRVMSANGEYAATRGPVIGGVCYILFAFVPMFLVASALLIMPEQAQALLKEDPQKVLPTLVLQKMPFVMQVLFFGALLSAIKSTASATLLAPSVTFTENIWRQFRPGRSDRENLRTMRITVLIFSCCVLAYAIFMEGTPIYEMVSGAYQVTLVGAFVPLVFGLYWKRATTQGAVLSIVLGLLAWVVGMATPLGEVFPAQLAGVLAALVGMLAGSLAPQLLRNAHRPHLPVEGMH
- the ubiB gene encoding ubiquinone biosynthesis regulatory protein kinase UbiB; amino-acid sequence: MRRFFRGAYILWVVLRHGLDELVLTSFSQPWLRRVTRVVTFGRSFDVPRGQRLREALEHLGPIFVKFGQVLSTRRDLMPTDIADELAHLQDRVPPFPAEVAVATIERAFRRPLSEIFTSFEQVPVASASIAQVHFATLLDSEGREREVAVKVRRPGMLPAIEKDLSLMAMMARWVESLSADGKRLKPREVVGEFNKYLHDELDFVREAANAAQLRRNMTDVDLVRIPEIFWDFCHPDVMVMERMKGVPINQIERLRAAGVDIKKLARDGVTIFFTQVFRDGFFHADMHPGNIQISLEPEHFGSYVLLDFGIVGTLTEFDKEYLAQNFTAFFRRDYKRVAELHVESGWVPPDTRVDELESAIRAVCEPYFDRPLKDLSLGMVLMRLFQTSRRFQVEIQPQLVLLQKTLLNIEGLGRQLDPELDLWSTAKPFLEKWMIDQIGPKKLFKQLREQAPRYAKMLPELPRLFYEYLHRHPADERQRRDLEALLRAQQRTNRLLWVLVLGGTVLVLALLATLLLAWHRIL
- a CDS encoding SCP2 sterol-binding domain-containing protein; protein product: MATPQSPFSFLDGFVQRIGANLQPPSWLVDEVQHRAVLFLNHVLQQEPEAMARLARQKGRVALVQWRRFTLRLSFTPAGLLDRAPDGAVPDLTLTVTDDSPFTLAQAALRSEKPAVRIEGDVQLAAEINWLADNLRWDIEEDLARVIGDAPAHNVMRLVRQAGGALRQFVAKRRGDSAPADGAPPAP
- a CDS encoding TIM44-like domain-containing protein — protein: MVKIWSAVLVAALLLGSFDAEARRMGGGSSVGRQSSNVTQREAVRTPPAGTQNAAPSQAAPAAPAGAGAAAAAPRKPWAGMLGGLAAGLGLAWLAHSLGLGGAFGQVLMFLLLGLVVMGVVGMVMRARRNSQGQGNGGGASPFAFQGATAGPAPVPDAPRQYNPAKIGNDASARPWENQATAFDARPAGAESGSMIGSALGGAAASASALSGSQSWGVPAGFDADGFLTAAKRNFVTLQDAWDRSDISSLRSMMTDSMLSEIRTQLADREQHIGGATNKTDVVMLEAQLLGIEEVSDGYLASVEFSGMIREEPSAGPSPFREVWNMSKPKSGSSGWLVAGVQALQ
- the ubiE gene encoding bifunctional demethylmenaquinone methyltransferase/2-methoxy-6-polyprenyl-1,4-benzoquinol methylase UbiE, which produces MSTTHFGFESVEEQEKARKVRSVFDSVAPKYDVMNDLMSGGLHRAWKAYTVMVANVREGQQVLDIAGGTGDLALAFSKKVGRSGRVVHTDINAAMLSTGRNRLLDAGVVLPTAVCDAEQLPFPDQHFDLVSVAFGLRNMTHKDQALAEMCRVLKPGGKLLVLEFSKVAKPLEKVYDWYSFSVLPRLGKLVAGDDASYRYLAESIRMHPGQQELKQLMQKSGFGHVDYHNMTGGVAALHVGIKC
- a CDS encoding DUF971 domain-containing protein gives rise to the protein MAGLTAGGATPEAITLHGASRVLEVVFSDGAHFRLPFELLRVFSPSAEVQGHGPGQETLQTGKREVGITALEPVGNYAVQPTFSDGHSTGIYTWAYLYELGAQQAERWAGYEARLAAAGVDRDAPMPQRGGAGCSSHG
- a CDS encoding HIT family protein, coding for MSCPLCEGHGGTLVWSGPKFRVIRADEFGFPAFYRLVWQEHVAEFSDLSVEDRFLCMEAVAAVEQVLRRELRPAKVNLAALGNLVPHLHWHIIARFEDDSHFPGSVWAPPVRPRDTAHEAALARRLPAVDAAIAARLSAAQAVGA
- a CDS encoding FAD/FMN-binding oxidoreductase, whose translation is MNAPTALAALLSQAEGPARLREIPYNYTSFSDREIVIRLLGERAWEVLLQLRGERQTGRSARMLYEVLGDIWVVQRNPYLQDDLLDNPKRRRQLVDALRHRLAEVGKRRTPGADAQRDAVVVELLGLVEGAIRSFDAEFAAVADLRRQAQRSLGRLTAKDNIKFDGLSRVAHVTDATDWRVEYPFVVLCPDTEAEMAGMVKGCIELGLTIIPRGGGTGYTGGAIPLTWKSAVINTEKLEAMTEVEMVSLPGLDQPVPTIWTEAGVVTQRVADAAERAGFVFAVDPTSAEASCVGGNIAMNAGGKKAVLWGTALDNLASWRMVTPDAQWLEVTRIGHNLGKIHDAEMASFELRYFEADGKTPIRTERLDIPGKTFRKEGLGKDVTDKFLSGLPGIQKEGCDGLITSGRWIVHRMPQHTRTVCLEFFGNAKDAVPSIVEIKDFMFAEQKRSGVLLAGLEHLDDRYLKAVGYATKSKKHGGLPKMVLFGDISGDNADDVARATSEVVRIANSRSGEGFIAISPEARKKFWLDRKRTAAISKHTNAFKINEDVVIPLPRMAEYTDGIERINIELSLRNKLKLCDALEDFFARGKLPLGKSDDANDIPSAELLEDRVAQAVALLQEVRAQWAGWLQDVEALFPQLQDHSLRASWKVQIRQPLQKIFGGGEFLPLLDEVNAIHQRVLKGRVWVALHMHAGDGNVHTNLPVNSDDYDMLQTAHEAVARIMVLARSLDGVISGEHGIGITKLEFLTDEELQPFTDYKARVDPEGRFNKGKLLRNSAVGARHADLSHAYTPSFGLMGHESLIMQQSDIGAIADSVKDCLRCGKCKPVCATHVPRANLLYSPRNKILATSLLVEAFLYEEQTRRGVSIKHWQEFEDVADHCTVCHKCLSPCPVKIDFGDVSMNMRNLLRKMGQKTFRPGNAAAMFFLNATNPETIKFMRGAMVGVGFKAQRAANKLLGSLARKQTAHPPATVGKAPLKEQVIHFINKKMPGGLPKKTARALLDIEDRDYVPIIRNPQATTAETEAVFYFPGCGSERLFSQVGLATQAMLWHAGVQTVLPPGYLCCGYPQKGSGQFDAADKIITDNRVLFHRVANTLNYLDIKTVVVSCGTCYDQLQGYEFDKIFPGCRIIDIHEYLLEKGITLAGKDAYLYHDPCHTPMKLQDPMKTVKALVGDNVLKSERCCGESGTLGVTRPDISTQIRFRKEEELKKDEAALRIKADLPAESNVKILTSCPSCLQGLTRYGNDLNNGLLEADYIVVEMARQILGEEWMPQYVAAANQGGIERVLV